One window of [Limnothrix rosea] IAM M-220 genomic DNA carries:
- a CDS encoding ComEC/Rec2 family competence protein, with the protein MNINRGALLCLGYVLGLFLTCLWGGINANPTSLQWGLVLGAIAVLTGCASWILPKYFFQLRSPFLLITGLIALLAVGYFQLRTPRLSADPVFQLTQTEPALLKYPVEISGTVISQPRQKSTDKQSFWLSLEKIKTQFEQFPTKGKLYVTLNEVEKTIKVDNKVSLKGRLYQPKSAKNPWSFDFSKYLQKNNTFFGFTGWEMMSSQSPQIGFSKIRERMINVHQKFLNHDQGALLSSMVLGRKAVNLPEPIYDLWVKAGLAYTIAASGFHVSLLLGCTLWLIKKKPKKTQFLVGISILFFYILLTGFQPSVLRAALMGVAGLLALVLDRAVKPLSLLLLTATILLLFNPLWIWDLGFQLSFLATFGLLTTLEPIQQKLSSIPNAMATAIAIPVAASIWTLPLIALQFNVIATYSIPLSILLALPIMIVSLGGMISGAIGLFIPFLGAAIAYIVGFLLQGMVILVEKVVELPASNLSIASLHWSQLAIIYGVMLIIWLTPWGKRQSKVLGFGLFILFVGFLTFKHYNTTKITVFATKNQPILVAQTAGKSIIINAEKKDIIQFSLTSYLRRAGINKINAFVELNPENLSTFKPEVFPDFEITKMFVLANPEELPQKTQILSTFELKRFNNLRFQLLQETPLLLELKLDNQAFYILGDRQTDDPPLIDISKGYLITNPKNIDLQLWETLRPQQAIAIGSRRDHFLAPNPIVYWTEEDGAIQWTPKQGLISVAPERSNP; encoded by the coding sequence ATGAATATTAATCGCGGTGCGCTCCTCTGCTTAGGGTATGTACTGGGTTTATTTCTGACTTGTCTGTGGGGCGGTATCAATGCCAATCCAACTAGCTTGCAATGGGGTTTGGTCTTAGGGGCGATCGCCGTACTGACTGGCTGTGCAAGTTGGATTTTACCTAAGTACTTCTTTCAACTGCGATCGCCTTTTTTGTTAATAACAGGATTAATTGCCTTATTGGCTGTTGGTTATTTTCAGCTACGTACACCACGATTGTCGGCTGATCCTGTTTTTCAGCTCACTCAAACCGAACCTGCCCTCTTGAAATACCCCGTTGAAATATCGGGTACTGTGATTAGTCAACCCCGCCAAAAAAGTACTGATAAACAAAGTTTTTGGTTGTCTTTAGAAAAGATAAAAACGCAATTCGAGCAGTTCCCAACAAAAGGTAAATTATATGTCACTTTAAATGAAGTCGAAAAAACCATTAAGGTTGACAATAAAGTTTCTTTAAAAGGCCGCTTGTATCAGCCAAAGTCCGCTAAAAATCCTTGGTCATTTGATTTTTCAAAATATTTGCAAAAAAACAATACTTTCTTCGGCTTTACAGGGTGGGAAATGATGAGTTCCCAGTCCCCACAAATAGGATTCTCTAAAATTAGAGAAAGAATGATTAATGTTCACCAAAAATTTCTAAATCACGATCAAGGAGCATTACTAAGCTCGATGGTTTTGGGACGAAAGGCTGTAAATTTACCGGAGCCTATTTATGATCTTTGGGTAAAAGCGGGCTTAGCCTATACCATTGCCGCATCAGGATTTCACGTTTCCTTGTTATTAGGATGTACTCTCTGGCTGATCAAAAAAAAGCCGAAGAAAACACAATTTCTGGTTGGCATTAGTATTCTGTTTTTCTACATTTTATTAACTGGCTTTCAACCCTCTGTTCTGCGGGCTGCATTGATGGGCGTGGCGGGGCTACTCGCTTTAGTCTTAGATCGAGCAGTAAAGCCACTAAGTTTATTACTTTTAACCGCAACAATCTTACTCTTATTTAATCCTTTATGGATCTGGGATTTGGGTTTTCAACTCAGCTTTCTTGCGACATTTGGCTTGTTAACCACTTTAGAACCTATTCAGCAGAAATTAAGTTCTATTCCGAATGCGATGGCGACGGCGATCGCCATTCCGGTGGCGGCGAGTATTTGGACATTACCTTTAATCGCATTGCAGTTTAATGTCATTGCAACCTACAGTATTCCTCTGAGTATTTTGTTAGCTTTGCCCATCATGATTGTCAGTTTGGGAGGCATGATTAGTGGTGCAATTGGTTTATTTATCCCTTTTCTAGGTGCGGCGATCGCCTACATCGTTGGCTTCCTACTTCAAGGGATGGTAATTCTTGTCGAAAAAGTTGTTGAACTGCCAGCTAGCAACCTTTCTATTGCTTCTTTACATTGGTCACAACTAGCCATTATTTACGGTGTAATGCTAATAATTTGGTTGACACCTTGGGGGAAACGTCAGAGCAAAGTCCTAGGATTTGGTTTATTTATTTTATTTGTTGGATTTCTAACTTTCAAGCACTATAATACGACGAAAATCACAGTTTTTGCGACGAAGAACCAACCTATATTAGTAGCTCAAACCGCTGGCAAAAGCATTATTATTAATGCAGAAAAAAAAGACATCATTCAATTTTCTTTGACCTCTTATTTGAGACGAGCAGGTATCAATAAAATTAATGCTTTTGTTGAGTTAAATCCTGAGAATTTATCGACTTTCAAGCCAGAAGTCTTTCCTGATTTTGAAATCACTAAAATGTTTGTCCTTGCTAACCCTGAGGAATTGCCACAAAAGACACAAATCCTAAGTACCTTTGAGTTAAAAAGATTTAATAATTTGAGATTTCAGTTGCTACAAGAAACGCCATTATTGCTTGAGCTAAAATTAGACAATCAAGCCTTTTATATTCTGGGCGATCGCCAGACCGATGACCCACCACTAATCGATATATCAAAGGGCTATTTAATCACAAACCCCAAAAACATTGATCTCCAACTATGGGAAACCCTACGACCACAACAGGCGATCGCCATTGGCTCCCGCCGCGACCATTTCCTTGCCCCAAATCCCATCGTTTATTGGACAGAAGAAGATGGCGCAATTCAATGGACTCCCAAGCAAGGATTAATTTCTGTTGCACCAGAACGATCTAACCCCTAA
- the gyrA gene encoding DNA topoisomerase (ATP-hydrolyzing) subunit A → MTSPQERIIPTDLSNEMSRSYLEYAMSVIVGRALPDARDGLKPVHRRILYAMYELGLTPERPFRKCARVVGEVLGKYHPHGDTAVYDALVRMAQDFSMRDPLINGHGNFGSIDNDPPAAMRYTESRLQSLTTNALLRDIESETVDFADNFDGSQQEPVVLPARIPQLLVNGSSGIAVGMATNIPPHNLAEVIDATTALIHNPEITIPELMQFIPAPDFPTGAQILGRSGIKDAYMTGRGSITMRGVAEVETLRQNGREKEAIIVTELPYQTNKAALIERIADMVNEKRLDGISDIRDESDRQGMRIVIELKRDAYAQVVLNNLYKHTPLQNNFGANMLALVNGEPQLLNLKQFLQVFLDFRVEVITRRTQYELRKAQERDHILQGLLIALENLDAVIALIRGAADSVTARTELMEGYELSQPQADAILQMQLRRLTALEADKIQAEHEDLLTKIIDLQDILARRERIESIIEDELTEIKTIHQSDRRTEIVFGGGDLEDIDLIANERSAILLTEQGYIKRMPVATFEAQNRATRGKAAAKMKEDDGVDHFLTCCDHDHVLFFTDRGVVYSLHAYQIPESSRTARGLPAIQLLPIPKEEKITSMIRVSEFTEDEYLVMLTQNGYIKKTALSAFARIRSNGLIAISLEDGDQLNWVRLARQEDSIIVASSEGMAIHFQADSKQLRPLGRATRGVRAMKLKSEEDHLVSMDIVSAQITAAIASSEEAEEDDDNESEEILDEVDQGPWIIAVTNRGFGKRVQVGRFRLQNRAGVGLRAIKFKSKGDRLASLRIVNSGDELMLVTSRGIMIRQAVESISLQSRNATGVRVQRLDKEDAIVAVALVPEAAEEDLEAIDASVEAEAEQTVDDGSASEVIQAAEEE, encoded by the coding sequence ATGACCTCCCCACAGGAGCGCATTATTCCTACTGACCTGAGCAATGAGATGTCTCGCTCATACCTCGAGTATGCAATGAGCGTGATCGTTGGTCGGGCCTTACCGGATGCGAGGGATGGTTTGAAGCCTGTTCACCGCCGCATTCTCTACGCGATGTATGAGTTGGGATTGACACCAGAACGTCCTTTCAGAAAATGTGCCCGTGTCGTCGGTGAAGTACTCGGTAAATATCACCCCCACGGCGATACAGCCGTTTACGATGCCTTGGTGCGCATGGCTCAGGACTTCTCCATGCGAGATCCGCTGATCAATGGCCACGGTAACTTTGGTTCCATTGACAATGATCCCCCAGCGGCCATGCGTTACACCGAGAGCCGCCTCCAGTCCCTGACGACCAATGCATTATTGCGGGATATCGAGTCTGAAACCGTTGATTTTGCGGATAACTTTGACGGTTCCCAGCAGGAGCCTGTGGTGCTTCCGGCTAGAATTCCCCAGCTCCTAGTGAATGGCTCCTCTGGTATTGCGGTGGGAATGGCAACGAATATTCCGCCCCATAACCTTGCCGAAGTGATTGATGCGACAACAGCTTTAATTCATAATCCTGAGATTACGATTCCGGAGCTGATGCAGTTTATTCCGGCTCCTGATTTTCCCACGGGTGCTCAGATTTTAGGTCGTTCTGGTATTAAAGATGCCTACATGACTGGGCGAGGATCCATCACGATGCGAGGTGTGGCAGAAGTTGAAACTCTGCGCCAAAACGGTCGTGAAAAGGAAGCAATTATTGTCACGGAGCTGCCCTATCAAACGAATAAAGCTGCTTTGATCGAACGCATTGCCGATATGGTCAATGAAAAGCGTCTCGATGGTATTTCTGATATTCGCGATGAGAGCGATCGCCAGGGGATGCGTATCGTGATTGAGCTGAAGCGAGATGCCTATGCCCAAGTTGTTTTAAATAATCTCTATAAGCACACACCATTACAAAACAACTTTGGTGCCAATATGTTGGCGCTGGTGAATGGCGAACCGCAATTACTTAATCTGAAGCAATTTTTGCAGGTCTTCCTCGATTTTCGTGTGGAGGTGATTACCCGCCGGACGCAATATGAGTTGCGTAAAGCCCAAGAGCGCGACCATATTTTGCAGGGATTGTTGATTGCTCTAGAAAATCTTGATGCAGTTATTGCCTTGATTCGTGGTGCTGCGGATTCAGTGACGGCGCGGACAGAATTGATGGAGGGCTATGAACTGAGTCAGCCCCAAGCTGATGCTATTTTACAAATGCAGCTGCGTCGTTTGACGGCTCTAGAGGCCGATAAAATTCAGGCTGAGCACGAAGATTTACTCACTAAAATTATTGATCTTCAGGATATTTTGGCGCGTCGCGAACGTATTGAGTCCATTATCGAAGATGAGCTCACTGAAATTAAAACCATCCACCAGAGCGATCGCCGGACAGAGATTGTCTTTGGTGGCGGCGACCTCGAAGATATCGACCTCATTGCCAACGAACGTTCTGCGATTTTACTGACCGAGCAGGGCTACATTAAGCGGATGCCAGTGGCGACCTTTGAGGCGCAAAACCGTGCCACGCGCGGTAAAGCAGCAGCCAAAATGAAAGAAGACGATGGCGTTGATCACTTTCTCACCTGTTGTGACCATGACCATGTGTTGTTCTTCACAGACCGGGGGGTTGTTTACTCGCTCCACGCCTACCAAATTCCCGAAAGTTCCCGCACTGCAAGGGGTTTGCCCGCCATTCAGCTATTGCCTATTCCAAAGGAAGAAAAAATCACCTCGATGATTCGGGTGAGCGAATTTACTGAAGACGAATATTTGGTGATGCTGACCCAAAATGGCTACATCAAAAAAACGGCGTTATCTGCCTTTGCCCGTATTCGTTCCAATGGTTTGATCGCGATTTCTTTAGAGGATGGCGACCAGTTAAATTGGGTACGTCTGGCTCGTCAAGAGGACAGCATTATCGTGGCTAGTAGTGAGGGTATGGCAATTCATTTCCAAGCTGATAGTAAACAGCTCCGTCCCCTTGGCCGTGCAACCCGTGGTGTGCGGGCGATGAAGCTTAAATCTGAGGAGGATCATCTCGTCAGTATGGATATTGTATCGGCGCAAATTACGGCGGCGATCGCCTCATCGGAGGAAGCAGAAGAGGACGATGACAATGAAAGCGAAGAAATCCTTGATGAAGTCGACCAGGGTCCTTGGATTATTGCGGTCACCAATAGAGGCTTCGGTAAGCGCGTTCAAGTTGGTCGTTTCCGCCTTCAAAACCGTGCAGGTGTTGGTTTACGAGCGATTAAATTCAAATCAAAAGGCGATCGCCTAGCCTCCCTACGCATCGTAAATTCCGGTGATGAACTAATGCTCGTGACTTCCCGCGGCATCATGATTCGTCAGGCTGTAGAGTCTATTTCTCTCCAGTCCCGTAATGCAACAGGTGTCAGAGTCCAGCGCCTTGATAAAGAAGATGCTATTGTGGCGGTTGCCCTTGTGCCCGAAGCGGCGGAAGAGGATCTAGAAGCCATTGATGCCAGTGTTGAGGCAGAAGCTGAGCAAACAGTTGACGATGGCAGCGCGTCCGAAGTTATTCAAGCTGCTGAAGAAGAATAA
- a CDS encoding glycosyltransferase family 2 protein: MSVPQQSPSLDVLGGVSIVIPVFNEEEAIAATIEQINGIFADTSQVYELIIVNDGSTDNTAHILKKQTNISLFEHPVNRGYGAALKTGIVHAKYDLIVITDADGTYPNERLPDLIALAERFDMVVGSRTGENVTYSNIRKIPKFFLVGFAQWIAKQKIPDLNSGMRVFKKEIAQEFIHILPDTFSFTTTITLAMLTNNYIVHYEPIDYFHRVGNSKIKPIRDTLRFFKLIFRTGIYFAPIRIFVPIASLFFLGFLVSFSVDLFIRQDLTEATLILFVAATQIGMFSLLADMVDKRLS, encoded by the coding sequence ATGTCGGTTCCACAGCAATCGCCCTCTCTAGATGTTTTAGGTGGTGTATCTATTGTTATTCCAGTGTTTAATGAAGAGGAGGCGATCGCCGCAACAATTGAGCAAATAAATGGTATTTTTGCTGATACCAGTCAAGTTTATGAACTGATCATTGTTAATGATGGCTCCACTGATAATACAGCTCACATTCTCAAAAAACAAACTAATATTTCTTTGTTTGAGCATCCCGTAAATCGTGGCTATGGTGCAGCTTTAAAAACTGGTATTGTTCATGCTAAATATGATTTGATTGTCATCACAGATGCGGACGGCACTTACCCAAATGAGCGACTACCTGATTTGATTGCCTTAGCTGAGCGTTTTGATATGGTTGTTGGCTCCCGCACTGGTGAAAATGTTACCTATTCTAATATTCGCAAAATCCCGAAATTCTTTTTAGTGGGTTTTGCCCAGTGGATCGCAAAACAAAAAATCCCTGATCTAAATAGTGGCATGCGGGTTTTTAAGAAAGAAATTGCCCAAGAATTTATCCACATTTTGCCTGATACTTTTAGTTTTACAACGACGATTACGTTGGCAATGTTAACGAATAATTATATTGTGCATTATGAACCCATTGATTATTTTCATCGGGTTGGAAATAGTAAAATCAAACCAATTCGTGATACTTTGCGGTTCTTTAAATTGATTTTTAGGACAGGGATTTATTTCGCGCCAATTCGCATTTTTGTGCCGATCGCCAGTTTGTTTTTTCTGGGGTTTCTAGTGTCTTTTTCTGTGGATTTATTTATTCGTCAAGACCTAACGGAGGCGACTTTAATTTTGTTTGTTGCTGCGACTCAAATCGGTATGTTTTCGCTTCTAGCGGATATGGTGGACAAGCGATTATCGTAA
- a CDS encoding shikimate dehydrogenase translates to MQILGTTQLLGVIGNPVKHSFSPLMHNAAIAELGADYVYLAFPIAADDLKTALDGFKAIDLKGFSITIPHKQAIMQYLEAIAPEAQMVGAINTVWQTETGWQGTNTDVAGFIAPLKKLDKDWSTISPVILGNGGAARAVVVGCHQLGCPQIHVVGRNPDKLADFTQSWQGTPLENKLQTHLWGDLKRLIPNTKFLVNSTPVGMHPHTDASPVTPELMATLSTDSIAYDLIYTPSPTQFLKLAQDQGAEIFDGLEMLVQQGAIALEKWLAQSVPVDTMRNAFMKHLAQRK, encoded by the coding sequence ATGCAAATCTTAGGGACAACACAACTATTGGGTGTGATCGGCAACCCCGTTAAACATTCTTTTTCTCCCCTAATGCATAATGCGGCGATCGCCGAGCTGGGTGCAGATTATGTTTATCTGGCTTTCCCCATCGCTGCCGACGATCTCAAAACCGCCCTCGATGGTTTTAAAGCCATTGACCTCAAAGGATTTAGCATTACCATCCCCCATAAACAGGCGATTATGCAATACCTAGAGGCGATCGCCCCAGAAGCCCAGATGGTCGGCGCGATCAATACAGTCTGGCAAACCGAAACCGGCTGGCAAGGGACAAATACCGATGTGGCAGGCTTCATTGCACCACTGAAAAAGTTAGACAAAGACTGGTCAACGATTTCCCCAGTTATCCTCGGCAATGGCGGTGCAGCGAGGGCAGTGGTGGTCGGTTGCCATCAGCTCGGTTGTCCCCAAATCCATGTGGTAGGCCGCAACCCAGACAAGCTCGCAGATTTTACTCAAAGTTGGCAGGGAACCCCCCTAGAAAATAAGCTACAAACCCATCTTTGGGGCGATCTAAAACGCTTAATTCCCAATACAAAATTTTTAGTGAATTCCACTCCCGTCGGCATGCATCCCCACACTGACGCATCACCCGTCACACCAGAACTAATGGCGACATTGAGTACCGATAGTATTGCCTATGATTTGATTTATACCCCTTCTCCCACCCAATTTCTCAAGCTCGCCCAAGACCAAGGCGCGGAGATTTTTGATGGATTAGAAATGCTCGTCCAACAGGGGGCGATCGCCCTAGAGAAATGGTTAGCCCAGTCCGTTCCCGTCGATACAATGCGTAACGCATTCATGAAACATTTAGCCCAGCGAAAATAA
- a CDS encoding CTP synthase yields the protein MSKFIFVTGGVVSSIGKGIVAASLGRLLKSRDYSVSILKLDPYINVDPGTMSPFQHGEVFVTEDGAETDLDLGHYERFTDTSMSRLNSVTTGSIYQAVINKERRGDYQGGTVQVIPHITNEIKERIFRVAENTNPDFVITEIGGTVGDIESLPFLEAIRQFRKEAGRDNVIYMHVTLIPWIPAAGETKTKPTQHSVKELRSIGIQPNILVCRCDRPLPEGQREKISEFCNVPEEQVITSQDASSIYEVPLMLEREGLAEQSLKLLNMDLRQPNLEHWTSWVERMKRPTRHMDIAIVGKYVQLNDAYLSVVESLGHAAIANDIDIKLHWVDAEDLEQHGAEKYLAEMSGIVVPGGFGSRGVDGKVAAIAFARTRNIPFLGLCLGMQSSVIEWARNVAKLEDANSAEFQPEAKNPVINILPEQQDVVDLGGTMRLGLYPCRLTPDTKTHQLYGKEVVYERHRHRYEFNNAYRSLFLETGYQISGTSPDGRLVEIIEYSDHPFFIATQFHPEFQSRPNSPHPLFLGFIKAAMTHKSEDLTVSNIVEEMTATLS from the coding sequence ATGTCTAAATTTATCTTTGTTACCGGTGGCGTCGTGTCCAGCATCGGCAAAGGAATCGTGGCAGCAAGTTTAGGGAGACTGCTCAAATCACGGGATTATTCAGTGTCAATCCTCAAGCTTGACCCATACATTAACGTCGATCCCGGGACGATGAGTCCCTTCCAGCATGGCGAGGTTTTTGTCACCGAAGATGGTGCAGAAACTGACCTCGACCTCGGTCACTACGAGCGCTTTACCGATACCTCCATGTCCCGCCTGAATAGCGTCACGACGGGTTCTATCTACCAAGCCGTGATCAACAAAGAACGTCGCGGTGATTACCAAGGGGGCACAGTGCAGGTGATTCCCCACATTACCAATGAGATTAAAGAGCGCATTTTTCGCGTTGCTGAGAATACAAACCCCGATTTTGTGATCACCGAAATTGGTGGCACAGTGGGTGACATCGAGTCCTTGCCCTTTTTAGAAGCGATCCGTCAGTTTCGCAAAGAAGCAGGGCGTGACAATGTCATCTATATGCATGTCACTTTGATTCCGTGGATTCCGGCAGCAGGGGAAACAAAAACGAAACCGACCCAACATTCCGTTAAGGAATTGCGTTCCATTGGTATCCAGCCCAATATTCTGGTTTGTCGCTGCGATCGCCCTCTTCCTGAAGGACAACGGGAAAAGATTTCCGAATTTTGTAACGTCCCCGAAGAGCAAGTCATTACCTCCCAAGATGCCAGCAGCATTTACGAAGTGCCCTTGATGTTAGAGCGGGAAGGTTTAGCCGAACAAAGCCTCAAACTTCTGAATATGGATCTACGCCAACCAAATTTAGAGCACTGGACAAGTTGGGTTGAGCGCATGAAACGTCCAACCCGTCATATGGATATTGCCATTGTCGGTAAATATGTTCAGCTGAATGATGCTTATCTTTCTGTCGTAGAATCCCTCGGTCACGCGGCGATCGCCAACGATATTGATATCAAACTCCATTGGGTGGATGCCGAAGATCTCGAACAGCATGGTGCGGAGAAATATCTCGCCGAAATGTCTGGCATCGTTGTCCCCGGCGGTTTTGGTTCCCGTGGTGTCGATGGTAAAGTCGCGGCGATCGCCTTTGCCCGCACCCGTAATATTCCCTTTTTAGGACTCTGTTTAGGGATGCAATCTTCCGTCATCGAATGGGCGCGCAATGTTGCCAAGCTCGAAGATGCCAATAGCGCTGAGTTTCAGCCCGAAGCAAAAAATCCCGTCATTAATATCTTGCCCGAGCAACAAGATGTGGTGGATCTCGGTGGCACAATGCGTCTGGGACTTTATCCTTGTCGCCTCACGCCGGACACAAAAACCCACCAACTTTATGGCAAAGAAGTGGTGTACGAGCGCCATCGCCATCGCTATGAATTCAATAACGCCTACCGTAGTCTTTTCCTTGAAACGGGCTACCAAATTAGCGGCACATCCCCCGACGGTCGCCTTGTGGAAATCATTGAATATTCCGATCACCCTTTCTTTATCGCGACCCAGTTTCACCCAGAGTTTCAGTCCCGTCCCAATAGTCCCCACCCGCTTTTTCTTGGGTTTATCAAAGCGGCGATGACCCACAAATCAGAAGATCTAACCGTCTCAAATATCGTTGAAGAGATGACCGCTACATTGTCCTAA
- a CDS encoding Dabb family protein — protein MPQPLHHIVLFELATTTTTVDTQAIIDDGIELLGKIPGVLSVDLGLKAREDREVHIKTYQLGLYVQLESNEALDVYSPHPNHQEFLARHKTKWTKVQVVDFYGQ, from the coding sequence ATGCCCCAACCACTACATCACATCGTTCTCTTTGAACTCGCCACCACAACGACCACTGTCGATACCCAAGCCATCATCGATGATGGCATCGAACTCCTCGGCAAAATCCCCGGTGTACTAAGCGTTGACCTTGGTTTAAAAGCCCGCGAAGATCGTGAGGTTCATATCAAAACCTATCAGCTGGGTCTGTACGTTCAATTGGAAAGTAACGAAGCCCTAGATGTGTATTCTCCCCATCCCAACCACCAGGAGTTTCTCGCTCGCCACAAAACCAAATGGACAAAGGTACAAGTGGTTGATTTTTATGGCCAATAA
- a CDS encoding GNAT family N-acetyltransferase — protein sequence MTALLEDPTAQPSLSFVAVKNEIIVGHILFTSVRLEPEPSHAVSASILAPLAVLPEHQKHGIGSQLIQIGLEKLQGAGTQLAFVLGYPSYYSRHGFTTAGIQGFEATYPIAPENSAAWIVQELQPNVLGSVKGKVICADTLNNPKYWIE from the coding sequence ATTACTGCATTATTAGAGGATCCCACAGCTCAACCGTCGTTGTCTTTTGTCGCGGTAAAAAACGAAATTATTGTCGGACACATTTTGTTTACGAGCGTGCGTCTAGAACCGGAACCAAGTCACGCTGTTTCAGCCTCGATTCTTGCGCCTTTGGCAGTATTACCAGAGCACCAAAAACACGGTATTGGCAGTCAACTTATTCAAATAGGGTTGGAAAAATTACAGGGGGCAGGGACTCAACTGGCTTTTGTACTGGGTTATCCCAGCTACTACTCACGCCATGGCTTTACAACCGCTGGCATTCAGGGATTTGAAGCAACTTATCCCATTGCTCCTGAAAATTCCGCCGCTTGGATAGTACAAGAATTGCAGCCTAATGTGCTTGGATCAGTTAAAGGAAAAGTCATTTGTGCCGACACGCTCAATAACCCTAAATATTGGATTGAGTAG
- the coaBC gene encoding bifunctional phosphopantothenoylcysteine decarboxylase/phosphopantothenate--cysteine ligase CoaBC: protein MLRDKKVVVGISGGIAAYKVCEVISRLFQAGAEVRVVLTDSAQRFITPLTVATLSRHAAYTDEDFWDSHQPRPVHIELGEWADLILLAPLTANTLAKVSLGLADTLLANIILASTCPVLGAPAMNTDMWQQLSVQSNWRKLQRDERYHILSPNSGLLACDRRGKGRMSEPIEIVEAVESLIHSRGRRDLSERKILISAGGTREHIDAVRFIGNPSSGKMGLAIAKAAVYRGATVTLVHAPIEVKLLENLPAVERFSVTSSAEMEQSLLKQAAKFDWIIMCAAVGDVRSRIRHDAKLAKADLPESLELETIPDIAAQLGQQKRADQKLIGFAAQTGDITAPALEKLRRKNLDAIAANAIDLPDSGFGSNNNQLVFIDKEGRQATIPMAPKLAIAHHLLDFIKQL from the coding sequence ATGCTCAGGGACAAGAAAGTCGTCGTCGGCATTAGTGGTGGCATTGCGGCCTACAAAGTATGTGAAGTGATCTCCCGTTTATTTCAAGCGGGGGCGGAAGTGCGTGTGGTGCTGACAGATTCGGCGCAGCGGTTTATCACGCCGCTAACGGTGGCGACCCTCAGTCGCCATGCAGCCTATACCGACGAAGATTTTTGGGATAGTCATCAGCCCCGCCCGGTTCATATTGAGTTGGGAGAATGGGCTGATTTAATTTTATTGGCACCTCTGACGGCGAATACTTTAGCGAAGGTGAGTTTGGGTTTAGCGGATACCCTCCTCGCTAATATTATTTTGGCCTCAACTTGCCCTGTGTTGGGGGCTCCGGCCATGAATACGGATATGTGGCAACAGCTTTCGGTACAGTCAAATTGGCGTAAGTTGCAACGGGACGAACGTTATCATATCCTCTCGCCTAATAGTGGTCTTCTCGCCTGCGATCGCCGGGGCAAAGGCCGGATGTCGGAGCCGATTGAAATTGTTGAAGCGGTGGAATCTTTGATCCACAGTCGTGGCCGACGGGATCTGAGTGAACGGAAAATATTAATTAGTGCTGGCGGCACTCGCGAACATATTGATGCGGTGCGGTTTATCGGGAATCCATCTTCGGGAAAAATGGGTCTGGCGATCGCCAAAGCAGCGGTCTATCGCGGTGCAACCGTCACATTAGTGCATGCTCCCATCGAGGTTAAGTTACTCGAAAATTTACCAGCGGTAGAACGATTTTCCGTGACTAGCTCGGCCGAAATGGAGCAATCACTTCTAAAGCAGGCCGCAAAATTTGATTGGATTATTATGTGCGCGGCAGTGGGGGATGTGCGGTCTAGGATTCGCCATGACGCTAAATTGGCAAAGGCAGATTTACCTGAAAGCTTAGAGCTCGAAACTATTCCAGATATTGCTGCGCAGCTCGGTCAACAAAAACGAGCGGATCAAAAACTCATTGGTTTTGCTGCCCAAACGGGGGATATTACCGCGCCAGCTCTAGAAAAATTACGGCGAAAAAATCTGGATGCGATCGCCGCCAATGCCATTGATTTACCAGATTCAGGATTTGGGAGCAACAATAATCAACTGGTATTTATCGATAAAGAAGGACGACAAGCAACGATTCCCATGGCTCCAAAGTTGGCGATCGCCCATCACCTGCTCGACTTCATTAAACAGCTCTAG
- a CDS encoding DUF2555 domain-containing protein translates to MAVLTKTPQEISHMSEADVASLATRLELDDYASPFEALQDWHLLRAIAFQRQELVEPYLHLLDFEAYDES, encoded by the coding sequence ATGGCTGTTTTAACAAAAACGCCTCAGGAAATTTCTCACATGAGTGAAGCTGATGTCGCAAGTTTGGCAACTCGCCTAGAACTCGATGATTATGCGAGTCCTTTCGAAGCGCTACAGGATTGGCATTTGCTACGGGCGATCGCCTTTCAGCGTCAAGAATTGGTAGAGCCTTATCTTCACCTACTTGATTTTGAAGCTTACGACGAATCGTAA